The genomic segment TATGCCCACGGTATACCGAAAGCGCTAAGCGCGAAAAACAGCAGCACTTGTGCAAGGAAGGGCTTAAAGTAGGACCGGGCCAAAGCAAGGTCACCACCTTTTATGGCATCGATGAGGCGCACCGTCATGAATACAATCAGCCTGTAGCCCGTTCGCCCGGTCAGATCGCGCGTCACTTTGCGCTTCAAGCTCTCGCGCGAAATCGGATACGCCTGATAATTGGACAAATCGGGATCTGCTTGGGTGCCAGCCTTGCGGTGATGCTCCAGGTGTCCGCGTGCATAGGAAGGCTGATCATTCATAATCGGCAGCGCGCACAGCCACTGACCGACAGAATCATTCAGGGGCTTGCTGTTGAAAAACGTGCCATGCCCGCAATCGTGCATCAGCACGGCGAGCCCCATCTGGCGCCCCGCAAGCAGGATCACAGCCAGTATGAGGACAAGCGGGTTCGGCCACATCGCGACAACAAAAAAAATGGCCGCGATCAACAGCCAGTTCCCCAACAATATACCCCCTGCGCGCCAATCACTCCTACGCGTCAAATACACCACTTCGTCCCGAGACAGATAATCGCTCACCTTCATCGAGTACTCCTCTTCCGCTCCGCACTCTAGCGATGCGGCAACGCATCCGCTAACCTTTAAGCAGCTCAGGGGCCAGATTTTGCATCTGTCTGCGGATGCCGTCGCGCCAGTCTACCGAAGTCTCCCCAATCAATGAATGCATCTTTTCCAGATCGATACACAGGCTTCCAAATGCCTGGGGGTTGTCTTTGAAAACTGGCTCGAATCCGGTGAGTTCCGAGAGATATGCGCACCACTCCTCAATACTGACTTTCTGTGACCCGCCAAAATTCACCGTAGTGACGTCGGTGGAGGCCGCGCCCAGCAAGTAGGGTATTTTCTCAATATAGTCATCCGCATGCAGCGGATTATAGTAATTAGGCTTGTCCGGGTGCAGATCAATCGCTATGCCCTGCTGCATCATCAGCATGTGATAGTACATCCAGCCGCCGTTATCTCCATAGGGAACGCTGAGCCTCGCTATGGTTGTTGGAATGCCATGTTCTCTCGCGACAAACCGGCAAACTGTCTCCGCCGCGATTTTTGAAATACTGTAGGTCGGAAACATGACACGGTGATTGTCTCCCAGGGGCGCGTTCTCGCGCCGCGGTTCATGGCCGACATATTCGTAAACCGCTGTCGACGAGAAATGCAGAAAAGCTTTCACCTTACGGCAATGCACCATCAGGTGCCCAAGCCCCTCTGCGTTTGCTGCGAGGTCGTATTCAAAATCACCGCTTTTTACCACAGCAAAGTTCATTACATAGTCGAAGTCATCGGGCAGGCCGGTCAAACTCGTTGAGTCTGCCAGATCAGCCTGCAAAGCGGTCGCGCCAAGACGCTCGATCTGCTCGCGCTGCTCCGGCTGCCGGAACCGGGCCAGTGCGTAAACATCAGCAATCGATGAAACTTGCTCCACTAACGGCAATGCCACTTGACCGGTCGGGCCTGTCACCAGGATTTTTTTACCGGATAAATCCACTGGACTTACTGTCATTATCGCACTCCTCAATAGAACCATTAGCCCAGAGCTGTCGACCGCCTTTGCGTCAACACCGGGTGAACACAACCGCAAGCACTAAACGTTGTCCGCTGAACCCTCGCCATCGCAGGGCCCTGTCGCTGATTTCTTAACAGTCAGGCGCCAGCTTGAGGCGGTTCGCCCACAAGCACGACGCCCCCCTCTCCAGCAACAACGTCACGCCTCAATGCTTAAGCACTCACGTGCAACCAATGGAAGTCTGCGACAGCACTGTTGGCCAAGCCAGGCTAGACCTCGAGGGCCCGATACCCCAGACCGTCGTCCTCCGCCAATAACTGACCGAGTTGCTCCAGTTGCTGCGTAGCATTACCCAATGAAAAGCTGATCAGCTTCGCCATCAGGAAAAACCGATGAATGGGGTACTCCACATCCGCACCCATGCCGCCGTGCAAATGCTGAGCGGTGGAGACAACGCGGTGAGCCGCGTCACAAGCCCACCACTTGGCAATACGGACTTCGGCCCGGGCATCGACGCCCTCACTCAAGCGCCACATGGCAAGCCAATAAGTGGAGCGAATACCCTCTACGTCGATATAACTGTCTGCCATTCGCATGGCCAGTGCCTGAAAAGTACCCAGGGGTATGCCGAATTGCTTGCGTTCGCTAACATACTCCGCTGTTCTGCGCATCGCTTCCTCGGTAACGCCTACCTGCAGGGCACAATGGCCAACATTGGCGTGCTGCAGTAGCCATTCCAGAATCTCCTCGCCCTGTCCGGGTGCGCCCAGAGCGGCCTCTGCACTCAGCTCCACGCTTGCCAGCGCCAGATTCGCCGCGCGCTCGCCGGACAGTCCGATATCAACTCCCTTGACGGTAACGCCCGGCAACGCAGTGTCGACAATAAACATCGTTGTCTCGCCCTCCTCACACTGCGCAGGCACGAGTATATAGTCCGCAACAGCACCATCGGGCACGGCGGAGCGCTCGCCGGTCAATACCCACTGTTCGCCCTGCCGCGACGCCCTGACCTGCGTGGCCACCGCCGCATT from the Candidatus Marimicrobium litorale genome contains:
- a CDS encoding acyl-CoA dehydrogenase family protein gives rise to the protein MDFNFSEDQNAIRELAFQIFTDRATDEFLLDFSRSGKTYDESLWQTLADQGLLGIAVPESCGGSGLGLVELCLILEEQGRRVAPTPVYASLVLGGLPIAEFGTEEQQSRYLGELAKGACKLSAAIAEVGMNAAVATQVRASRQGEQWVLTGERSAVPDGAVADYILVPAQCEEGETTMFIVDTALPGVTVKGVDIGLSGERAANLALASVELSAEAALGAPGQGEEILEWLLQHANVGHCALQVGVTEEAMRRTAEYVSERKQFGIPLGTFQALAMRMADSYIDVEGIRSTYWLAMWRLSEGVDARAEVRIAKWWACDAAHRVVSTAQHLHGGMGADVEYPIHRFFLMAKLISFSLGNATQQLEQLGQLLAEDDGLGYRALEV
- a CDS encoding fatty acid desaturase family protein, coding for MKVSDYLSRDEVVYLTRRSDWRAGGILLGNWLLIAAIFFVVAMWPNPLVLILAVILLAGRQMGLAVLMHDCGHGTFFNSKPLNDSVGQWLCALPIMNDQPSYARGHLEHHRKAGTQADPDLSNYQAYPISRESLKRKVTRDLTGRTGYRLIVFMTVRLIDAIKGGDLALARSYFKPFLAQVLLFFALSAFGIPWAYLLWVTAYMTFFMLIIRVRQVAEHAAVPDLYNPDTRLNTRSVDAPWWQRLTMVPNGVNYHLEHHFMASVPCYRLRALRELLKSRHALDGVPAFSGYGALLKHVVAA
- a CDS encoding NAD-dependent epimerase/dehydratase family protein → MTVSPVDLSGKKILVTGPTGQVALPLVEQVSSIADVYALARFRQPEQREQIERLGATALQADLADSTSLTGLPDDFDYVMNFAVVKSGDFEYDLAANAEGLGHLMVHCRKVKAFLHFSSTAVYEYVGHEPRRENAPLGDNHRVMFPTYSISKIAAETVCRFVAREHGIPTTIARLSVPYGDNGGWMYYHMLMMQQGIAIDLHPDKPNYYNPLHADDYIEKIPYLLGAASTDVTTVNFGGSQKVSIEEWCAYLSELTGFEPVFKDNPQAFGSLCIDLEKMHSLIGETSVDWRDGIRRQMQNLAPELLKG